A window of the Bacteroidota bacterium genome harbors these coding sequences:
- a CDS encoding Rieske (2Fe-2S) protein, which yields MTRRDFIVRSGTALSAGALVLPVLLNSCAPTSIPIIATQNPPPPPGPDGRVPVDVSDLSSANPMKVVPSMMGSDGMPVLVTFVGAGDYRAFSSKCTHQACQVNSTLTNGYILCACHLSHFGLDGSVLQGPASSSLLRYDGVYDAPNSQLRIKLV from the coding sequence ATGACAAGACGCGACTTCATTGTACGGTCAGGAACGGCCCTTTCAGCGGGGGCATTGGTGCTGCCTGTCCTTTTGAATAGCTGTGCACCGACGTCCATTCCGATTATCGCGACCCAGAATCCACCACCGCCTCCCGGCCCGGACGGCCGCGTGCCCGTTGATGTCTCGGACCTTTCGAGCGCCAATCCAATGAAGGTAGTACCATCGATGATGGGTTCAGATGGAATGCCGGTGCTCGTGACGTTTGTTGGGGCTGGTGATTATCGCGCATTTTCCAGTAAGTGTACCCATCAGGCCTGCCAGGTAAATTCGACACTCACGAATGGGTATATCCTTTGCGCATGTCATTTGTCCCACTTTGGGCTCGATGGTTCGGTGCTTCAAGGTCCGGCGTCGAGTTCGTTGCTGCGATACGATGGAGTTTACGATGCGCCGAACAGCCAATTGCGTATTAAGTTAGTCTAA